TGCGCAGGTCGCGCCGCGCGTTCATGGCGTCGAGCTTTCGGTACTCGTAGAGCCAGCGATGCACGTCCTGCATGAACACCGACGGCGCCCCGGCCATCTCCTCGGGCGGGTTTGCCTGGACGTACCACTCGTTGTCAAACCACACGTCCATGCCGTTGGCGCGCAGGTCGAGCACGTAGTCCAGATCCTCGCCGCGCGTGATGTAGGGGTCGAAGGGCACCTTCGAGAAGGCGGCGGCGTGCAGCGCGCAGCATCCGCCGCACAGGTGGTTGGAGCGCGTGATGCGCGAGGAGCTCGTCTGGGCGCGCTCCATCACGCGGTTGAAGTCGGCCGCCTTCGACCAGTACTTCTCGCTCCACTCGCCGGACGGCTCGGCGTAGGGGCTGCCGAGCTCGTCGACGAAGAAGCCGCTCTTGACCAGCACCTGCAGGTTCTGGCGCGTGAGCGAGCCCAGGCCCCAGACCGCCTTGGTGAGGAAGTCCCCCTCGGTCGCCACCTCGTCGTCGTCGAGAAAGACCACCACGTCGTGGCCGAGCACGGCGGCGACGGCGAGCCCCATGTTGCGGATCGCGCCGTAGCCGCGCAGCGCGACCGTCTCCCCCGTGACGTGGTGCGCGACGCGCCCCACCGCGCGCTCCACGTGCGCCGCCTCCTGCGAGCCGACGACGAGCGGGTTGAGGTCGGCGTGGGCGCGGCATATGGCGTTCACGCGGGCGCGCGCCGCCTCCTCGCAGCCCGCGGGGGCCACCACGAGCACGACGACGCGCAGGACGCCGCTCACGCGCTCGAGCGACGACAGGCAGACCTCCAGCTCGGGGAGGGGCTTGTCGATCGGCGTGGTGTAGTCGTACACGCCGCGCTCGCCGAGGGCGCCGGGACGCGCGCTGCGGTCCCAGTAGGAGGGGATGACGACGACGGGGTTCAAGCGCTAGCCCCTCTGAGCGGGCGCGGGACGGGGGCGCCTCTCGGCCGGGTCGTCCGCGCCGAGGCTGCGGGCAACCGGGGTGCGCAGCAGCGCCCGATAGAGGGGCATGCCCAGCGCGTACATGACCACGGCCTCGCCCGCGCCGGTGGCGAGCAGGCCGAAGGCGTACATCGCCGGGTAGGCGCCGTCGAGGGCGATGGTGGTGAACGGGATGGTGTAGAAGCCGATGCCCTGCAGCATGAGCGGCAGGTACGCCGGGACGATGACCGCGTTGGCGATGACCGGGCCGAGAAGGGCGAGCGTGGGGCGACGGCGGTTGCGCCAGGTGAACCAGGCGCCGAGCGCCGTTGCCAGGCTGCCGAAGACGACGTCGAGCATCCCGAGCATGCCGGTGCCGGAGAGCACGATGTTGGCGAGGTTGGCGATCACGCACCCCAGCGCCAGGCCGGGCACCGCGTCCGAGGTGAGCAGCGCCAGGACGCAGACGGCCTCCGACACGCGAAACTGTACGGGACCCCAGGCGAGGCTGCCGAGGAAGAGCAGCGACACGAGGGTGAGGGCCGCGTAGAGGGCGGCGACCATGCCGACGCGCGCGACGCGGCGGGCGCGCTC
Above is a genomic segment from Olsenella timonensis containing:
- a CDS encoding QueT transporter family protein codes for the protein MVAALYAALTLVSLLFLGSLAWGPVQFRVSEAVCVLALLTSDAVPGLALGCVIANLANIVLSGTGMLGMLDVVFGSLATALGAWFTWRNRRRPTLALLGPVIANAVIVPAYLPLMLQGIGFYTIPFTTIALDGAYPAMYAFGLLATGAGEAVVMYALGMPLYRALLRTPVARSLGADDPAERRPRPAPAQRG